The Oncorhynchus tshawytscha isolate Ot180627B linkage group LG05, Otsh_v2.0, whole genome shotgun sequence genome includes a window with the following:
- the lg05h1orf131 gene encoding uncharacterized protein C1orf131 homolog isoform X1 produces the protein MDNNENGKEEDTDQFFLDHVLNTLYDFGLEQLAALHEPWPPQFKEKGDRTVSKREHKSQKKRSQRSEVEDEDTAADDCSDTKDSLEVRHSDISEIDLPGASEVGNTSSTTKQAPPVEVVTFQDPTKRPRQARKPPVPEVKDKPPQTKEKKVDPDEFSLEKARLEVHRFGITGYQKVQQRVFEQERAIMLGARPPKKEYVNYKVLQQRVKDKKQKAKDEIQTDLKKKKMTKPRDEKRKSSSSKAPTGQVGRFKNGMLVLSTKEIQKIKASIKKK, from the exons ATGGACAACAACGAAAATGGAAAGGAAGAAGACACGGATCAGTTTTTTCTTGACCATGTCCTGAATACGCTGTATGATTTCG GTTTGGAGCAACTAGCAGCTCTCCATGAGCCGTGGCCACCCCAGTTCAAGGAGAAAG GTGATCGAACAGTATCAAAGAGAGAACACAAGTCACAGAAGAAGAGATCCCAAAGGAGTGAGGTGGAGGACGAGGACACCGCTGCAGACGATTGCAGTGATACTAAAGACAGTCTGGAAGTCAGACATTCAGATATCTCAGAGATTGACCTTCCTGGTGCTTCTGAAGTTGGAAACACAAGTTCAACCACTAAACAGGCACCACCAGTAGAGGTGGTCACATTCCAGGATCCTACAAAGAGACCGAGACAAGCCAGAAAGCCACCAGTGCCCGAGGTCAAGGACAAG CctcctcaaacaaaagagaaaaAGGTGGACCCAGATGAATTCAGTCTAGAAAAG GCTCGGTTAGAAGTTCACAGATTTGGAATCACTGGATACCAGAAAGTGCAGCAGAGGGTTTTTGAACAGGAGCGAGCCATCATGCTTGGAGCAAGG CCCCCTAAGAAGGAGTATGTAAACTACAAAGTGTTGCAGCAAAGGGTTAAGGACAAGAAGCAAAAGGCAAAGGACGAGATTCAGACG GACTTAAAGAAAAAGAAGATGACTAAACCAAG GGATGAGAAGAGGAAGTCATCGTCCAGTAAAGCGCCAACAGGCCAGGTGGGACGCTTTAAAAATGGAATGCTGGTCCTGAGCACCAAAGAAATTCAGAAAATAAAAGCCTCCATCAAAAAAAAATAA
- the lg05h1orf131 gene encoding uncharacterized protein C1orf131 homolog isoform X2 gives MDNNENGKEEDTDQFFLDHVLNTLYDFGDRTVSKREHKSQKKRSQRSEVEDEDTAADDCSDTKDSLEVRHSDISEIDLPGASEVGNTSSTTKQAPPVEVVTFQDPTKRPRQARKPPVPEVKDKPPQTKEKKVDPDEFSLEKARLEVHRFGITGYQKVQQRVFEQERAIMLGARPPKKEYVNYKVLQQRVKDKKQKAKDEIQTDLKKKKMTKPRDEKRKSSSSKAPTGQVGRFKNGMLVLSTKEIQKIKASIKKK, from the exons ATGGACAACAACGAAAATGGAAAGGAAGAAGACACGGATCAGTTTTTTCTTGACCATGTCCTGAATACGCTGTATGATTTCG GTGATCGAACAGTATCAAAGAGAGAACACAAGTCACAGAAGAAGAGATCCCAAAGGAGTGAGGTGGAGGACGAGGACACCGCTGCAGACGATTGCAGTGATACTAAAGACAGTCTGGAAGTCAGACATTCAGATATCTCAGAGATTGACCTTCCTGGTGCTTCTGAAGTTGGAAACACAAGTTCAACCACTAAACAGGCACCACCAGTAGAGGTGGTCACATTCCAGGATCCTACAAAGAGACCGAGACAAGCCAGAAAGCCACCAGTGCCCGAGGTCAAGGACAAG CctcctcaaacaaaagagaaaaAGGTGGACCCAGATGAATTCAGTCTAGAAAAG GCTCGGTTAGAAGTTCACAGATTTGGAATCACTGGATACCAGAAAGTGCAGCAGAGGGTTTTTGAACAGGAGCGAGCCATCATGCTTGGAGCAAGG CCCCCTAAGAAGGAGTATGTAAACTACAAAGTGTTGCAGCAAAGGGTTAAGGACAAGAAGCAAAAGGCAAAGGACGAGATTCAGACG GACTTAAAGAAAAAGAAGATGACTAAACCAAG GGATGAGAAGAGGAAGTCATCGTCCAGTAAAGCGCCAACAGGCCAGGTGGGACGCTTTAAAAATGGAATGCTGGTCCTGAGCACCAAAGAAATTCAGAAAATAAAAGCCTCCATCAAAAAAAAATAA
- the gnpat gene encoding dihydroxyacetone phosphate acyltransferase codes for MASKTLYSQRDPMLKRDCFEDILEERRNSSDLKYALRCYAPVLYKGVTPCKANMLKNIVLQSDQLHYVINQVSQESGEAPDIIQEEASVILEEMAHRLQISTVRCFAFALSKAFKTLFQHVCVNEEGIQRLQQAIQEHPVVLLPSHRSYMDFLLMSYILYTYDLALPVIAAGMDFMGMKFVGEMLRMSGAFFIRRSFGGDKLYWAVFSEYVKTMLRNGFAPIEFFLEGTRSRTCKSLTPKLGLLNIVIEPFFKGEVFDVNLVPVSISYERILEESLYARELLGVPKPKESTSGLLKARRILSEDYGSIHVYFGQPVSVRSLAQGKVNRSTYNLFPRHIPRKPMEETQSFVNDTAYRIVRLQEDNMVLKPWVLMASLLLQNLEGLELSVLTEQTVWLRGLALSYAAFLDWPDQAPTAKVVSSSLALHRGLACVSGDRVSLVVGEPLGPVTPEEALFNRAVSVLSCASYRNQVLHVFLRPAMLAVAMHTAASSKKNEVYNCFSFLWDMFSNDFILCPGDTVQDFEEACYLLVKTGAVQMPQQDIVMTDIGQPTLSFFNGLLEPFLQGYQVVCRYLCEEASEGLTEKQYIPAVRSFAVKLILAGNLRCYEVLSSDMQKNALAALLRMDAVRKVKVADQVTLIVNKMAVNSIDDILGGKLPTQKALLARL; via the exons ATGGCATCAAAAACTCTTTATTCG CAAAGGGACCCAATGCTAAAGAGAGATTGCTTTGAAGACATtttagaagagaggaggaactCCAGCGACTTGAAGTACGCGTTGAGGTGCTATGCACCGGTTCTTTACAAGGGAGTCACTCCCTGCAAAGCAAACATGCTCAAGAATATCGTTCTCCAATCTGATCAGCTACACTATGTCATTAATCAA GTGTCACAAGAGTCTGGCGAGGCCCCTGACATCATCCAAGAAGAGGCCTCTGTCATTCTGGAGGAGATGGCCCACCGGCTCCAGATCAGCACCGTCCGCTGCTTTGCCTTCGCTCTTAGTAAGGCCTTCAAAACCCTCTTCCAACATGTCTGTGTCAACGAGGAGGGCATCCAGAGA CTCCAACAGGCCATCCAGGAGCATCCGGTGGTGTTGCTCCCCAGTCACCGTAGTTACATGGACTTCCTGTTGATGTCCTACATCCTATACACCTATGACCTCGCCCTGCCTGTCATCGCTGCAGGCATGG ATTTCATGGGGATGAAGTTTGTTGGTGAGATGCTCCGGATGTCAGGAGCGTTCTTTATCCGGCGCTCGTTTGGAGGAGACaagctgtactgggctgtgttCTCAGAGTATGTGAAGACCATGCTGAGG AATGGATTTGCACCTATTGAGTTCTTCTTAGAGGGTACAAGAAGCCGAACATGCAAGTCCCTCACCCCTAAATTAG GATTACTGAATATCGTGATTGAACCATTCTTCAAAGGAGAAGTGTTTGATGTCAACCTAGTGCCTGTCAGCATCAGTTATGAGAGGATACTAGAGGAATCTCTCTATGCCAGGGAGCTCCTGGGAGTGCCCAAGCCTAAGGAGTCCACCTCT GGACTGTTGAAAGCCAGGAGAATCCTCAGTGAAGACTATGGCAGCATTCATGTGTACTTTGGCCAACCAGTGTCAGTACGGAGTCTGGCCCAGGGCAAGGTCAACCGCTCTACGTACAACCTTTTCCCAAG ACACATCCCTAGGAAGCCCATGGAGGAGACCCAGTCTTTTGTGAATGACACTGCCTACAGGATAGTGCGTCTGCAGGAGGACAACATGGTGCTGAAGCCCTGGGTCCTGATGGCCTCCCTCCTCCTGCAGAACCTGGAGGGCCTGGAGCTGTCTGTGCTGACAGAGCAGACCGTCTGGCTCCGAGGCCTAGCCCTGTCTTATGCTGCCTTCCTGGACTGGCCTG ACCAAGCTCCCACAGCGAAGGTGGTGTCGTCCAGCCTGGCTCTCCACAGGGGCTTGGCGTGTGTCTCAGGGGACCGGGTTAGTCTGGTGGTAGGGGAGCCCCTGGGCCCGGTGACCCCAGAGGAGGCTCTCTTTAACAGAGCTGTCAGCGTGCTCTCCTGTGCCTCCTACAGGAACCAGGTCCTTCACGTGTTCCTTCGGCCCGCCATGCTGGCTGTGGCCATGCACACTGCAGCCTCCTCTAAGAAGA ATGAAGTGTACAACTGTTTCAGCTTCCTTTGGGACATGTTCTCCAATGACTTCATCCTCTGTCCTGGGGACACTGTCCAG GACTTTGAGGAGGCGTGTTACCTGCTGGTGAAGACTGGTGCTGTCCAGATGCCGCAGCAGGACATAGTGATGACAGACATAGGTCAgcccaccctctccttcttcaatGGCCTGCTGGAACCATTCCTACAAGGCTACCAG GTGGTGTGTCGGTACCTCTGTGAGGAGGCCAGTGAGGGCCTGACAGAGAAGCAGTACATCCCTGCTGTCCGCAGCTTCGCTGTCAAACTCATCCTAGCAG GAAACCTGAGGTGCTATGAGGTGCTATCGTCAGACATGCAGAAGAATGCTCTTGCCGCTTTGCTGCGTATGGATGCTGTAAGAAAGGTCAAAGT AGCTGATCAAGTCACTCTCATAGTGAACAAGATGGCTGTGAACTCTATAGACGATATACTGG GAGGCAAACTTCCCACTCAGAAAGCTCTCCTCGCTCGACTGTAG